In Magallana gigas chromosome 1, xbMagGiga1.1, whole genome shotgun sequence, the sequence TAAATATGTGGAATCCGTGTCAAAATACGATATTTTGTAAATCATGGGTTTACGCGTCACAATGTCATTCTAGATGTTAGTGAAACAAACGTCGAAATCGAGATCATTTATCCCATTCTGTTTACTGGAGCTGAGTAATAAGCGCTTCCGGTTTATCACTCCCTTTCGATCCTCGTTGATCACGTGGGTTGTGATAGTATATAAGCGGCTACAACGGAGGTTGTGAGGCAGTTGCAGTCTGAAGCTGAAGGTGTTCACTTCGTAATAGGTGAGAACAAACCCTTGGTATTAGGATAAGTCTTATGTGCCTGAATAAGGCTTTCGAGACTTGAGTTGTTATTATATTAGCTTGTGATAGCTGTTAGGGTTAATAAAAAGCGCGCGCGCTCCATAATAGAGTgggatattgtaaatattattgattaaaatatttgattgagaAAGTTATAGTTTACttacatatttcttaaattgCTCAGGCAGAGCAGCCGAATACCTGAACCCAGAAACGTTACATTAGGATGAAATTATTCTGCTTTGTCAATAGTTCTATGAATAATGAACACGGTCAGGTGtctaaatatgaatatattttagtATTCAGTCGATGTAAATACAGATGTATGTATTTGGAAATCAAACTTTTAACCCATTATTATAGCATTTGTGAATTTACGATGCATAATATAGTGTTTGAGAATTTGATGCCAAACCTTTTTTGGTTGTATCCACTTTACATAGCTTTGGTTTTTCTATTAATGAATTCAGTTCGCCGTTACCATTCTCTATATTAATCTCATTTTTCCCCTTTGAGGTATCTGCGAAGACAAAAAAGAACGACAACAAATATCAGTCTATCTTGCATAGCAGAGCCAATTCTTCCAATAAACTGTGTTACTATAGGATTGGTTTGATATACAAATATCTCACTTAATACGTATTTACGAGATAGAATTGAATCATTTCGATAATAGTCACCAAATTTCTAATAATCcagttatttgttttaattattaaaccCTCATTGATCAATACAGATCCCAATTTCATCAAAGTTCATTATTCAATTGAGCCTATAATTAGTTAACAGAAGGGAATGTGAATTCATTAACAATCTTACTTCCTCTTCTACGGCAGATATACAAAATGATGGAGAATGACACAACCAAAATGCAGATAACGGCTCCTAAAAGAATCTCGATGAATCTGTCGTTGGAAAGCTtattctgtacatgtatatgtttcgTAGTTTCTTTGTATATTATAGTAGAACTGTCACTCCATTCCCGGTAAGTTTCCTTTGGATAAGTTATTGTTgtgcttttaaaataaaaaacgtgcttttaaaacaaattgcacTTACACATTTTTATTAACAAGGGACATAAGCTTATTTCCAAATTATTTCCAAATAACTTCGAAAATGCTACACCGTGTCAATGCGAAGATAGTTACAATTAATAGATATATGGGTAGGTATGTTCAATTAACATCTCAGGGCGAAGGTAAGTACAATGAACAACACAAAGCGACAACCCTATCTGTTCACTTTGCAGCATGTAAAACATATTCAGATTGAAACCTCAGTATTAATAGAATACACATATATCAAAGCAAATCTATGATAAAAGAGAAATTCACCGACCGAGAAATTATCAGCTCTTTTAAACCATTTTACCATAAAAGTATGCGATTGTTAAATAACTTTAAGAATTAATATGCATCTTACCTCTCACAAGATGGCTCGGCAAGGAAACATCCATCTTTAATAGATATACAAGTTGGATCTGTAAAAAACAGTTTAATCTATTAAACTGTTTTATCCAAGTCACTTATGCATGAGTaggtttttatgtaatttataaaattgaatatatctcaaatttaagaatttttaaaaaatatattggtcGTCTACTAGGTTCAACATGTTGCATAACATACAAAATATCCATTTCAACTTGTCAGAATCAATTCATtcttcaaaatgttttcatctAAATGACtttaataaagtaaacaattcGTAAGGTACAATATCATTTGAAAGATTTCTCTTTTTTATCCACTTTAGTTATGTCTTGAAATCTATCGataatgattgaatattaattatttggTGAATTAATACGTTCATTTAACTATTCCATTAGGACGAGGAATGTGTGCACCCAAGTTTGTTGgttaaatcaaattcaaattcattttgacACTAGATTTCAATTTTGCCCTAATATTAAACCATTTTCAACAGCCGTTCAAAGATGGAAAAAGAAGTGTATCTCACAAAGGTGTTTGGTGTCTTAGACAAACTACCTAGGCGGTCCAAAACAAGTAATAAAGTGATTTAGTTCgattaaaaaagaattcattttaaaataagattaattaAACTTTTGCCaaattgtgaattttgtatGGTTATGTAACAGTTACTGTTATTCATTAAAGTGATaatgaattgaatttatttttaattaggaCTGTCCTTTATAGCCTCTacatatttctatacatgtaaatgtaatggAGTCGAATAGTTTACAATTCATATTGTTCATGTACTTAATAGATATTTATTAGAAAGTGCGTGCCtgaatataaactttaaacaatattatatgttgaattgtttacatcataacGAGATATTGCCTTGCAATTCAACTCCTCTTTCATAATTGCTTTATTCAAAAAGAATTGATAGATCGAATTACGAATCagttattaataaacaaaaacaatgtgAACTTACAATTATATACTTCAGATGTAAAGTAATTGGAATCAGGACATCCATATCTGAAGTGACTGCAGTTGTATGAATACACTCTCGAATATCGTTTGTAAAGGTAAAGGCATATGCCTGAAAACATAggattgtttaaaataaaatttagtttaCATTAAAATAAGGTGTTGCTTAACTTTCTTTGGCTGGTTTACCTTTTGTAATTAATATCCGAGGATACACGTAACAAAACTCTAACAGCTCTGTGAAGT encodes:
- the LOC105333531 gene encoding uncharacterized protein isoform X9 produces the protein MCSMSLHPNKDFFTFKSALMKKPGSDLTFNLLQKPWNYKHNFVFLDWHSFCFTVHLASLESLRAMNSRYFQLKAVPEIMPSGTRDLLLSTVPRRKLEGYEFPVFSTESCPRNNAEWNERSSIINCTQSNGYTCLPNENFTELLEFCYVYPRILITKGICLYLYKRYSRVYSYNCSHFRYGCPDSNYFTSEVYNYPTCISIKDGCFLAEPSCESTTITYPKETYREWSDSSTIIYKETTKHIHVQNKLSNDRFIEILLGAVICILVVSFSIILYICRRRGNTSKGKNEINIENGNGELNSLIEKPKLCKVDTTKKGIRLLCLSNLRNIITL